The Alnus glutinosa chromosome 1, dhAlnGlut1.1, whole genome shotgun sequence region CCAATGGACAAACAGCTCTTGTTACCCACATCGCACTGTCAAACTTTAGGATTCATTAGTTTTGATTAACATGCCTTGTGTTCATTCTTTTTCCTTCAATCTTATTTCCGTTAGCAAGCTCATTAAATCTATCAATTGTTGTCTTATATTCATCCATAAATTATGTTTTCTGCTGAATCTGCTTAGTTGGAGGACAATTGGAATGGGTGAAGAACGGGATGGCTTGTTCTACTAgcatttattattgtttattgaaTAATAaacattctattttttattcttctcaaTCCTTCTGCACTGCATCCAACCCTCGTCATAAAAATTCATGAACCATCGATACAGGTACGACCAACCACATGGTTGGCTCGATCACTTTTTTCACATCTATCACCGCTATTGTTTCTTCTTGTGTGAACTTGCCCGATGGACAAACAACTCTTGTTACCCACATCGCACTGTCAAACTTTTGGATTCATTAGTTTTGACTAACATGCCTTGTGTTCCTTATTTTTCCTTCAATCTTATTTCCGTTAGCAAGCTCATTAAATCCATCAATTGTTGTCTTATATTCATCCATAAATTATGTTTTCTGCTGAATATGCTTAGTTGGGggacgattggagtgggtgaAGAACGGGATGGCTTGTTCTACTAGCTGCAACTAGATTATCCATTGTTGGTTTCTTCTGTgttttatgctttttccatgaCAAATGTATCTGATGACATCTGGCATTACCGTTTAGGCCATTTGTCATCATCTAGACTTCATTTATTGCAAACTTATGTTCTCCTGAAATTTCAGTTAACGATAAACGCATTTGCACTATTTGTCATCTTACCAAGCAGCGTAGACTTCATTTTTTTACTAGTCATTCAATTACTAGGTTACCTTTTGAATTGATACATTGTCATCTATGGGATCATTTTTTCTGTTAAGTCTACTAATGGTTCTCAATATTTCTTTACATTTGTTGATGACTATAGTAGATTTACTTGGGTGTTCTTGATGCATGCTAAATCTCAAACTCGTTTtattcttcaatcatttctaAATCTTATGGAAACTCAATTTCAAACTCAAGTTAAATGCTTATGTACATACAATGGCATTGAATTTATTATGACTGATTTATATACTTCCAAAGGAATCATTCATCAACGTAATTGTGTGGaaacaccacaacaaaatgtcATTGTTGAGGGTAAACATCAACACTTGCTCAATGTTACTAGAGTCTTACGATTTCAAGCAcaccttccttttttttttgggtgattgCATTCTCACTGCCACACACCTTATTAATTGAACATATACTCCTCATTTTTCTAACAAATCACTGTTTGAACTTTTGTTCAAAACACCTCATTCTTATTCTCATTTACGTGTGTTTGATAGCTTATGTTATGCTTCCACTCTTACTCGCACTAGGTCCAAATTTGACTCACGGGCTAAACCTTATTAAGCTACCCCTCGGGTGTCAAATGATACATTTTGTTTAACCTCCACACACATTCCATTTTTATTTCCAGGGAAGTCATTTTCCATGAAACCATTTTTCCTTATGCATATAATCTTTTGCATCCTACTTATGATGGTTGTTTTATGCTTCTTCACCCCTTTCATGATACTGCTCTTTTTTCCTTATGTCTCTGATTCTGCTACAGAGCTCAAGCGTACACCTGATACGCTCGAGCGCTCACTTGCCCAACTTGAACGCTCCACTCCTACGCTCGAGCCCTTAACTAACACACTCTAGTGTTCTCTACATATCTTTATTCCGCTTCGCAAATCCTCACAGATCCGCCAGCCGCCTACCTATCTGCAAGATTTTCATTATCAGTTGGCCACCTCTTCCCCCCCACTTCACTCTCCATCTTCGGACAATTCTGCTCCTTCATCAAGTACACCTTACCCTTTTTCCTCATATATTTCTTATGATAAGCTTTCTAATGCTCACCATCATTTTAGTTTATTTGCCTCTTACACTTTTGAGCCACAATTCTTTCACCAAGCTGTCAAATATCCTCATTAGCGGGAAGCTATGCAGGCTGAAATTGGTGCTCTAGAAGAAAATCACATACGGACTCTTGTTGAGCTTTCTCCTCACAAAAAACCCATTAGTTGCAAATGAGTTTACAAGGTCAAGTTTAGATCGGATGGACAGGTTGAGCTATATAAAGCTTGATTGGTAGCTAAGGGTTTTACTCAGTGTGAAGGCTTAGACTATCATGAGACTTTTTTTCCTGTGGCTGAGCTAACTATGGTCAGATTATTGTTTGCTCTTGCTGCTGCTAAGAACTGGCATTTACACCAACTCGACGTCAAcaatgcttttcttcatggcACTTTGAATTAAGAGATTTACATGCAGCTTCACGCCAATGGTTCTCCCGGTTTTCTACTACCTTGTTAACTTATGGCTTTGTACAATCTAAGTCAGATTATTCTATTTTTCACTCAACTACAAAGAGATCTTTCATTGCCTTACttatctatgttgatgacattgtcATTGCCAGTAATGACATTGGTATTGTATCTTCTCTCACTGCATTCCTCAACTAGACTTAGGCATTGTCAAATATTTTATCGGTTTAGAGATATATTGCTTGGACTACCAAGGGCATCTTTGTGAGTCAACGAAAATATACTCTTGACATCCTCCAAGACAATGGTCTTCTCACTGCCAAGCCTTCCACTTTTCCTATGGAATCCAATTTAAAGCTTTCACGAGATAACGGTCTCCCTCTTGCGGATCCTACTCCATATTGACAACTTATTGGCCGTTTGATTTACTTAACTCTCACACGTCCTGATATTGCTTTATCTGTTCAAGTTGTAAGCTAATATATGGATAGTCCTCGACAACCACATATGGATGTAGCTTCACATGTTCTTCGCTATCTCAAGAATACCAAAGGACAAGGCACTTTTTATCCTTTTTCCTCAGATTTTACACTCAGAGCTTTTTGTGATAGTGATTGGGCGGGCTGTAGTGATTCTCGACTTTCAATCAcaggtttttgtgtttttcttggtgttccctCCTCTCACGAAAATCCAAGAAACAATCAACTGTCTCTCGGTCCTCTGCAAAAGCCGAGTATCGTTCCATGGTCTTTTGTTCTTGTGAAATCACTTGGTTAATTGCTTTACTTTAGGATTTCACTATATTTCATCCTCAACATGCTCTCCTTTTATGTGATAGCAAAGTTACTTTGCATATTGCTGTCAATCTAGTCTTTCACGAACGGACTAAGTACATCGACATTGACTATCATCTAGTTCGCAATAAAATTTAGCAAGGTCTTATTCGTATTATACACATTACCTCTTAACATCAACTTGTTGACATTTTCACCAAGCCTTTTGGCCGAAttcattttgattttatatatatacatatatatcatctTATCAAGCATCAAGCATCAAGCGATAAAGCGAACAAAGGCACAGCTCGAGCACAAATAACGCTCGAGCACAAGTTAAAGAGCTTGAGCACAAGATATGGAGCTTGAGCGCTTTACTCGCACATGCAAAATTACGAATAAGCTCGACACATAGCTTTAAGCTAGATTTTTCTATAAGATTCTATTTGTTGGTTAGTTTGTTAGATGAGTTGGATCATAAATATTCCTTctgatctttttatttatttttattctttttgtataGTCTATACATACAGCACTCGAGTCGAGTGTATGGAATACTACAAGAATTATTCATTCTCCAATTTTCATACTCTGTTTTCCGTTTCTTCTTCATATCCAATCGGGTCAATGCCCAACTCTAGTTGAAACAACACAATCtcagtgaaaaataaaaaataaaaaaagaattagaaagaaaacaacacaaTCTTAGTCTTAAGACTTTATCTTGCTTTGACACTTAAAACAAGACCGTTTGACTTCTTTAAGTAAATTAATTGGTAGAGAGAAAAgaatttcagaaaaataaataaataaataaatatcatcCTAGCTcgtataattaaattaaattaaatgggcCAATGATCTATGTGCTCGGAGTCGCACTCGATCTGcttttttgtttggttaaaaTAATGGAAAGGGGATTTTCTGATAGGAATATTATACTCACctaaagtttatttatttatttatttttttttttaattgttgaactTAAAATAGGAAATAAGGAATAAttaatcttttctttatttttattggccTCTACTTTACATGTGTTGCGTATACAAAAGTATAGGGAAGAATATTGTAAATAAAAGTATATGCAAAGTTACATGTTACATGCCTTGTGTATTAAAAAGTGAGACAAACTAGGAATGCAGTCAGAATGTTGGTTAAGTATTTCTACGTACAAAGCAGATTTGTTTACTTAAAAAGTGAAACAAaactatattctctaacaaattaattaaatgattctCAATAGTCAATAATACCTATACATCTCCTAGCCATGTCGATATCACAAGGagttttttatattgattttttttaagtacaatgtatctcaaaatatatataaaaatatgttaatCTAAAAGCATCGGATCCTAAACAATAGTAGTAACTGATTATTGGGAGCCACAATAGAAGGGGCCTAGATGGTGAGAACTGTAAACGCTCCCTCAAATATGATTGGATAATAACCTGACTTATGCTCATCAAGGCATCAGTGAAACTCAAGACGGCTAATAATCTAACTTGCCAATTATTTTGAGGGATCTATATAAGTTTCACCTATTGACTTTCTTAGAGGTGTTAAATAGCTCCCTGCACATTGATTTCAACACCTAGCTCTGGGCATTAGGTTTGTCATAAATCCAAGCCTCCTATTAATTCTAACTGATCTTGGCACATGCATGCTATTCATTGCATAAGCAAATTTTTGAACGGCTAGACCAGACGATGGGTCATTTGTAAGACAAGAATAAAACTATTGAAGTGGTATAGGCTGCGGTTGGCAGTTAGCATGAGAGcctttgatgcttaagtcaataaatttgctgaaaaaaagaaaagaaaaaaagaacggAAAAAGAGTTTCAAGGTAAAATCGTAAAAGAATGTCTTATTTGGAAATGGTAACCCTCTTTTATATAAGACTCCTTATTTAATTATCGCATTGTGGCCTTGCGGTTGCATAATAGTGATATGTATATTATGTAAGCAGGAAGCTCCTAGCTAGGCTTTTTAGCCTTTAGGTTAATTGGGTCCTAGACTTATTTACGGTATGATTGGTATCATCGTGCACATATTTCAGCCACATGCATGACCAGTATCTTTTATGTAACATTGTCATTGTcattgtttaatatatatatatatatatatatatatatatatatagagagagagagagagagatagagagttaTACTATTTAGTAATCTGTTATATAATTGAGatgatgtgacaataaaaattaaattttttttgttttttttgttttttactatCACATCATTAAGTTGTATATTAGTATATTAAATAGTATTCCTTGTTAAATAAGCATTGATCAGGATTTATGTAAAGGTAAGTTTGTAATTTCATACAAATCCTGTCGGAAAATTGGTAGAAATTTGtacaaaataatcattttaggaaaaacttcacttaccacccgtgatctttcattacttttgcaattatacCCATAACatctgttattttttaatttcaaccccgttagaattttttgttaaatcctaaagGAGGGGtgccaaaaattttaaaataccccttcattttttttttaggaaaaaaaaaagggaaaaaaattgcaaagatttagaCATTAatcaggatttaacagaatctgtaaaaatattaatgcctgaatctttaattattattttttttgccatatatatatatatatatatatatatatatatttatttattttaaaaaaataagaatattttaaaaaatttgacagaatttaacgaaaaatcatAACCAATGGGATTGCAAGTGCATACAACATTATGAGGAGATAAAGACAAGGTCATATTCATTCCCACAAAATCATGGTCTAATCGTGCCTAGCGAGCATTGGCCTATTGATGCCTCCCCAATCCATAATAGAGAACATTGGCATAACCACCGCCACGGGAATACAGTGAATATATAGAGGCCGTGCGTGTGCACCTTGGCACAAAAGCTGATCATCCAATTTCCTCAACCCTGGAATCTgttcttatatatttttttcacttcatGGAGTATGGACCACGCAAACCAACCACTTCATCATGCAATCGAATTTTGCCCAAATAGGGAAGACGGAAAAAGCTCTGTGGAAGGAATTTTGGGTTGCCATACTATACGAGGCAAAAAGATTGCGTTAAAGTGGCAGAAACTTGACCATAACAGCATAAAGCATAGCCCAATTAAAACTTGGGAAAGTGGATGGCGTCCGTGGGGAACTCGCCATCTTTTGCTGAACACATGCACGAGGCATGTTCCTTAGGCTACCATGAATGGGCTCGAAAGGTGAGGGATTCCTCATTCCTGTACGTGCTTGTGTGAAAAGAGTTTAGGCGGGGAATGAGTAAAGATATGTTGTTGATGCAAAGCAGATATTTTTCATGGCTCCTTATGAAGCTGTCTGTCTTTCACAATGAATTGCGAATCAGTAGTACAACCTTCTTTTAGTTTGAGATATGTTCTGTTTCATCTCCGTGATCTCATGCTGTCGACGTGCTAGTGAGTAGTGATCGATTGCCCTCGATCAATTCGGTGCTTTGTGGATGAAAGCTTCATTTATGTGATACAATTGAATACGGCTCTTACAATTTTAGGATATTTATTCTCTTTAGGATAAGTCTTAGTTGAACACGGTATCAAAGACGAAGATTATGAGTTTGAATCTTGACTTTAcaattcaattaaatatttcacgtattggGCCGGAGTTTGAGCCCACCCGTGAGGGTTATTGTTAATGTAAACGCTAATTACATCCgtgctatcacctcaaaaggtCAGAGTCATCTAGTAACGTCAGGTTATGTAGTACTGGAGCACCGTATAACGTGGCCCTGACGTCcaattactaggtgaaacttgactttataagaaatataaaaaaagttcaaaattgattagtcattttgagATGAAAGCACATATGTGActaattagtatttttttttttttttttaaaaaaatattgattaaatgattaaaattattttttccattagcttaaatttttagaacgattaatgatttaatatagtattaaaACTATCTACTAATTAATGCCAGTATTTGATTCCATTTTTTAGTCATAATAAAGCTAGGTTGATGGAATTGGAGATGTATTAGGCAAAGCTAGCATGTAGTTGCAGAAAGTAAAAAGTATTCTACTGAGTCAAGTTGAAGTTGGGATCTTCAACGATGTGGTACTACAAAGCAGTCTGCTGCCGTCTTATTCGTTAGGAATTTTCTTGTTCATATGCAATAATCATTTATGATCGAGGAGctgatatatacatatatttttgtgtgtgtatatatatatatatatcggattacttattatttaatcttctttttttaatgaacaatATTGGCCAAGGCCATTTTCTTTACTAGGAAGATCAAGATAGTTGACATGGGGCCATAAATTCAAgcttttatttttcctattccAAGTTTTCACAGGgaaaattcataaatatatggGTGGCGGTGGTGTTCTGAaattgtttcaaaaaaaccTAATTTATCTCTGCTCAAAGTACATGTGAAATGACACAAGGCAAAACGCTCaggatttattaattttaatcatcaACAAGATGAAAGGAACCTTTAGGTTTTAGCCCGCCCACTTGATCCATTCTCATAATAACTGCTACTGATCATGATATGACTAGTTGTTCCTAAGAGGCTTGGTACATGCAAAGAATTACTTGTCTAGCTTTTATACGAATATTCTCTGGACCTTGTATTCCCTAGGTATAAGCAAAGCAGGAAGCAGGATGATGATAATCCTGAGGATGCTGCtaaactaatttatttattattgcgCCTAAATATAGAAAATAGTGCAAAAACTAATGAGATAATCATAATCTTTTGGCTGGACTGGACGAACTTGTTGCATGCATGCCTCTAAGAACAAACATGATTGTGAAGACATAATTCATAAcaatgttgtaaaaaaaaaaaaaaaaaaaaaaaatctaattttagtGCTGTTCTGCATATATTCTTAATTCTTAATCATCTTATTTTATCTCCTCATTCTTTCATTTATCCAAAACTTTCCACAATGATCGAAAATCTAGAAAGAGAGCAAAAAAAGAAGATGGGTTCTTGCTAAAAATCTCTCCCCCCCCTGGGGCCTCCAAAAAGCAAGCCGACCGGCCATAAGTTCTTCCTAAAATCTCTTACTGTTCAAACACGATCGGCCAGGAATAGTAGAGGCCCTGGTCAACCATGTCAGCAGATCATCACGCGTGTCAGGACCCCACCGTGGTTTGACTGTGAAGGTTGGGGTTGCTGCACATACACTCCCGCGCGAGCAAAGAATAGCTTCTCGATCCCCCCTCAATACAATTCTCAGAAAAACTGCCACGCGGACAGGACACGAGTCGAGAGGAAATTTGCGGTGTACCGCGACACTCGCGTTGACCCTCCCGCATAGCGGCTAAGTACGGATGCCCGTACCAGCCTCCACCTATAAATTTATGCAACTTTTGCCACCCCATACCTTCCATTTTCCAAGCTAGCCAATAACGTCTTCCTTCTCTCCTAAatacaaaaccaaaaccaaaaccaaattctctctctctctctctctcgctgtctttttttttgttattctgtTTGTCTGTTTCAAGTTGTTTTGGATAAGCTTTTAGTCCGAGGTTTGGAGCTGATTAGGAGCGAtcccatattattattattacatgttCTCCATTGCTTTTTTAGGAGGTAGTGAGGGAGGAGGCTCCGATTTTGCGGGAATGCCTAAGCGTAGTACGATGTTGGAGGACGTGGTTCAGCCACCGGAGCAGCTTTCCACCGTAATATTTCTTGGCTTTTGAAAGAATAAGTGTTATGGTACTCACGTTCATGATGATGCATGCAATTATATTTGTCTTCTTCTCGATATGGTCAAAATGCAGTCGTATTAATTTGCTTCCTGTTTTTCCAAACCCAATTTTCATCATCTCCGCCTATGATTATGTTGCATGTTCTTGTTTAATTTCCAAGAGATTAATTTTCTTTGTGTTTTGAAGCCCAGATTTCATAAGATTAAATTTGTTCCTAGCATATTAGTGTTTAATTGAGCTTTTTGCAGGTTTTCAGTTGAGTTCTTTATTCTCAAGTGGCACAAActctttttatttcattctcTTTTCCGCATTTTCTAATCTTGATTAATCATTTTCTCGATATTCCCCACGTTTCCTCATCTTCCCCATTTGATAGATCTTGTTTTTCAATCCTAGCTTAATATTTACATTCCCAAAAGTTCAAGAGTATATGCTAATCAAAAACAAAGTCTTTCCAAATTCCTTTTTTTGAAGAGATATATATAAGGTCCAAAATCTTCCTGCTCAAGAGATTAGTGACATCTTCCTTTTCCCCCTTTCAATGACAATGATATATATTGACTCGGGCAGGAAAAAGAaagcatatatattaatatatataagccaGTTGCGACTGATCGTTCGAGTCGATCAGTCACTGCTCGCTACAACATTCATTCAAAGACAATTTTTTATGCATGCCCACCAACCCTGTCATTGTCCAAGGGCACCATCGTTGCAGTAGTAATCTAATCCTGAATTTCCCTGTAGAACTTTGAAACTTTGCCTTTTCATTCTCGGGGAATATCGTAGTCTTTTACGCTTCTcttttaagctttctaattacGATTCTGATAAAGGGGCAATATTGTGACAAGCCTTACAGATGGATAACATTATGGGTTCTTCTTAGTGCCTTTCAATTCCCAGTGTTTGTTCAAACTGGGGCTATTTCAATACTTTGAACCAAATCAACATACCGTgacctttcttcttttttctgatGATGTTGATTTAATGCTAATATTGGCTACCTCTGTTCCTACATTTCACATGGAGCGCAAATGCCCATCCTTTCTACTTAATTTGCACAAAATATCCATCCACTTTATGGACTTGgatgcttttttcttttaatcatatACGGACACAATAGATTGGTCCATAGGATGTGATATACACAACTTAGAGGCTGATCAGCTTTGATGACCTTCAAGCTAAAAACCCAGCATGCATGATTAGAAAATATTTAGCTTTgagttttggttttctttttcaaatcatGGCCTGTGTTGATCAATAGATAGGAATCGGATTCACACCCATTGTCATACAGATAAATATGAAGAATGATGCGTCTACTTTGCTCAAATTGAAGGTTCATAGCATTCTTATTATTAATGTTAAGGTTTTTAAATGTGTTGCAGTATTTATCTTTATGATATTAATCAATACTGCTTTCCAAATGTTTTGCAGGATGAAATTTCGAGCCCATTTAGTGCTCAAATTTTTGACTTATGCGACCTTGGACTTTTCCCTGAGACCCTACAAAATTCCGAGGCCACTTCTAGCTCAAACTGTTGCTATGAAGAGAACTCCTCCTATGCCACAAATCTTTCCTTGCCTGGAGAGGTTGACACTAAGTTCAATGGCTACCAAGATAACAATGGCATTAATCCTAACAAAACCTGCAACCCCGCCCACCAAACAACCAGCACCAGCACCAGCACCACCGCCAACACAATCACCATGAACAATAATAGCAATCTGTCAGCAATCTTTGATTCCCAAGAAGAGATTGACAATGACATCTCTGCTTCCATAGACTTTTCCCCATCCCCTCCCTTCCCTGTTCCACCATATCTCACAATACAACAAGACCAATTTGGTTTCTCTTCAATGCACCCTCAAATTGCTTTATCAGATGCTGCTGTTGAGGGGCTCTCGCAGTACCCTGCTGACCCAGTTGCAACTCTTATGGGGGCTCCCTTACCTGCTGTTTTCAAAGAGGATTATTTGCCTTTGCATCCCTTATCtccttcttgttctttttttggcCCTGCCTTGGGAACATACATGCCGGCTGGCTCCATGAACGCAACTGCATTATCTGCTGACAGTTCTGGGATTTTCGCCAGAAGCATTCTTATGGGTTCTGAACTCCAGCCACAAGAATTGGATTATCAGGGAGACAATGGTGGAATTTACTGTCCAGATTCTGTGCAGAGGGTTTTCAACCCTGGAGACCTTCAGGTACAAAAAGTTCTGTTCGACTAGTTTGATGCTTATGAAGTTCTTATAAATTTCTGATCTTCTCCCCCATTGGAACCAAATGTAACTATCATCATGAGCCAAAGTTCTGTTGGACCTTTCATTTATTTCCCTTCGCAATTTGTTATAGGCACTGAATACTGAGAGTCAGCAACTGATGGGAAAAGCTGGGAATTCTACTCCATTAGCATCAGATATTTCAAGTTTGGAAGACTCAACTTTCAAAGTAGGAAAACTCTCTGTCGAGCAAAGGAAAGAGAAGATCCATAGGTACATGAAGAAGAGGAATGAGAGGAacttcagcaagaaaataaaggtgttctctctctctctctacattatgtcatcatcatcatcatcatcacagcATTTTTAGTTGTCATAATTATATTTAGCTCAGCTGTATATAAGCATATGCTTAGGTGCATTATAATTGATTCATATCATTTAGTTACTAATGGTACACGCATGTACATATGCAGTATGCCTGCCGCAAAACACTAGCAGACAGCCGACCGCGAGTCAGAGGAAGATTTGCAAAGAATGATGACTTTGGAGAGGCCCCTAGGCCTGCTTGTAGCAAtcatgaagatgatgatgatgatgaagtaAGAT contains the following coding sequences:
- the LOC133858844 gene encoding uncharacterized protein LOC133858844 isoform X1, translating into MFSIAFLGGSEGGGSDFAGMPKRSTMLEDVVQPPEQLSTDEISSPFSAQIFDLCDLGLFPETLQNSEATSSSNCCYEENSSYATNLSLPGEVDTKFNGYQDNNGINPNKTCNPAHQTTSTSTSTTANTITMNNNSNLSAIFDSQEEIDNDISASIDFSPSPPFPVPPYLTIQQDQFGFSSMHPQIALSDAAVEGLSQYPADPVATLMGAPLPAVFKEDYLPLHPLSPSCSFFGPALGTYMPAGSMNATALSADSSGIFARSILMGSELQPQELDYQGDNGGIYCPDSVQRVFNPGDLQALNTESQQLMGKAGNSTPLASDISSLEDSTFKVGKLSVEQRKEKIHRYMKKRNERNFSKKIKYACRKTLADSRPRVRGRFAKNDDFGEAPRPACSNHEDDDDDEVVVKEEEDLVDSSDIFSHISGVNSFKCNFPIQSWI
- the LOC133858844 gene encoding uncharacterized protein LOC133858844 isoform X2, encoding MKNDASTLLKLKDEISSPFSAQIFDLCDLGLFPETLQNSEATSSSNCCYEENSSYATNLSLPGEVDTKFNGYQDNNGINPNKTCNPAHQTTSTSTSTTANTITMNNNSNLSAIFDSQEEIDNDISASIDFSPSPPFPVPPYLTIQQDQFGFSSMHPQIALSDAAVEGLSQYPADPVATLMGAPLPAVFKEDYLPLHPLSPSCSFFGPALGTYMPAGSMNATALSADSSGIFARSILMGSELQPQELDYQGDNGGIYCPDSVQRVFNPGDLQALNTESQQLMGKAGNSTPLASDISSLEDSTFKVGKLSVEQRKEKIHRYMKKRNERNFSKKIKYACRKTLADSRPRVRGRFAKNDDFGEAPRPACSNHEDDDDDEVVVKEEEDLVDSSDIFSHISGVNSFKCNFPIQSWI